The region GTCACACGCTACCCCAGCTGGGGAGAAAAACGCAAACCGCTTTCCGCTCTCCCTTGAGTAGCTGTCGTGAACTTGAACGACTTCACCATCTTGAGATATCACTTGCAATCTGTCATTGTTGAAGTCGGCGACGACAATTTCTCCTTGTGTGTTGAAAGCTACACCGACTGGCTCCTCAAATTGGCCAACACTCTCTCCTTTTCGCCCAATACAGAATAAGACTTTGAAATGAGGCCGTTGAATAGTTACTGTGACTTGTGTATCATCTGTTTGGATAACAGTGGGATCACATCTTTGTTTGTCAATAGCCGTATTTTGCGTCTCAAAAATCTCATGTTGTGTGTTGACGTCAGTGTTGTTATTCAACTCTTCCAGTTGAGATATTTGCGTTAACCCGGACTGGAATGTCGAACAGGGAATACCCTTCACCAAATCGTCTTGTTTTCTCTCTGTTTTTAGCTGAGTTTCAGAAGCAGCAACTTTGGACCGGAGATTCAAACAAAACTGTGTATCCTTTGCcagtttaatgtttttgtctCTACCAATTTCATCAGCCGGTGAAGTGAACAAAGTAGTCTGGATTTCTTCCATGTTTCCCTGATTGACTAAACTCGCGGCCTTTTTTTCAGACGATTCTGAACTTGAATTATCGTGGAGTCCATCAACAACCGCAAAGAAGCCAGCTGAGCTGTTTGAAGCAAACTGCAGTGTTCCCAGTGGAATTTTCATTTGGACTATTGTTTCATGAGTGGATAACGCTTTAAGATTATTTGGCATTTTCTGTTTCTTGCAATGACTCCAAATAATTTCGTGAACTTCCCCACTTAAAGTCGTCTTTGCGTATATCTGACAAAAAACGCCCTCGTGTATTTACGTCTCTTTGAAGTTGGCACGTTTGGAGTTCAGCCAGCAAAAATGTCTCAAGAACCACGTAAAACTGTCGCTAAGCTGAGACCTTTatcaaacacaaaataaatcaaGCATTGTTGCGTGATCATGACTATATACTGATTGGCCAAAGACGTCAAACAATAGGTATCTCATTAACTCCAAATCATAAACTGAAGGcgacaaaaaaattgcttaGAAATTTCCTTTTGCCTGGAAAACGATTTACTAATTTCTTACTCAGTCTGCAAACGGGCGTGATTTGAGATAAACTGTCAGCCTGTTGGAGTTGACCAGAGTTCGTaataataaaaggaaaatgaagagCAATGCACAATCCTGCAGGCTAAACGGCTTCCAACTGAGACTGCACTCAACAGGAGCActgcgaaaaacaaaaacgtgtTTATTTGATGATTGCTTTATCGATG is a window of Acropora palmata chromosome 11, jaAcrPala1.3, whole genome shotgun sequence DNA encoding:
- the LOC141897374 gene encoding uncharacterized protein LOC141897374, with product MPNNLKALSTHETIVQMKIPLGTLQFASNSSAGFFAVVDGLHDNSSSESSEKKAASLVNQGNMEEIQTTLFTSPADEIGRDKNIKLAKDTQFCLNLRSKVAASETQLKTERKQDDLVKGIPCSTFQSGLTQISQLEELNNNTDVNTQHEIFETQNTAIDKQRCDPTVIQTDDTQVTVTIQRPHFKVLFCIGRKGESVGQFEEPVGVAFNTQGEIVVADFNNDRLQVISQDGEVVQVHDSYSRESGKRFAFFSPAGVACDSNGNIAVVEKARNRVVVVSPGGKILRTFGRHGTDPAQFRGPHGVCIDARNRIIVTDTINSRVQIFDCEGNFLLSFGNKGQHKLNYPSYAIFHAGRFYVADTDNDCVKVFDTRGMFLRKFGDGLNAPSGIAIYKDKFLLVCDYSNDSLKVFSLDGRILTNIGTSGKGSNNFFGPEAVAVCTTEGKIVVTDKLNCRLQVLDLISN